One region of Primulina tabacum isolate GXHZ01 chromosome 1, ASM2559414v2, whole genome shotgun sequence genomic DNA includes:
- the LOC142547369 gene encoding phenylacetaldehyde reductase-like codes for MKTVCVTGASGYIASWLVKFLLQRGYTVKASVRDPNDPNKTQHLLALDGAKERLELIKANLLEEGSFDAVVDGCDGVFHTASPFYHGVTDPQAELIDPALKGTLNVLRACAKAPSVKRVILTSSMAAVAFNGKPRSPEVVIDETWWSDPEFCRQAQQWYVLSKTLAEDAAWKFVKEKGIDMVTINPAMVIGPLLQPTPNTSSAAILSLINGADTYPNATFGWVNVKDVANAHILAFENPLASGRYCMVENVAHHSDIVEILRELYPTFHLPEKCADDKPFPPKYQVSKERVKGLGIELVPLKDGIKETVESLKMKNFF; via the exons ATGAAGACTGTGTGTGTTACCGGAGCATCTGGATACATAGCTTCGTGGCTTGTCAAATTCTTGTTGCAGCGAGGTTACACTGTCAAAGCATCTGTTAGGGATCCCA ATGATCCTAATAAAACACAGCACTTATTAGCACTTGACGGGGCCAAGGAGAGACTTGAATTGATAAAAGCAAATCTACTGGAAGAAGGGTCTTTTGATGCCGTCGTTGATGGATGTGATGGCGTTTTTCATACCGCGTCTCCTTTTTACCATGGAGTCACAGATCCACAG GCAGAATTGATTGATCCTGCACTAAAAGGGACACTCAATGTGCTTCGCGCATGCGCTAAAGCGCCATCAGTAAAAAGGGTTATTTTAACATCTTCTATGGCTGCCGTTGCTTTCAATGGTAAACCTCGATCGCCGGAAGTTGTAATCGATGAGACATGGTGGTCTGACCCAGAATTTTGCAGGCAAGCGCAG CAATGGTATGTTCTTTCAAAGACATTGGCTGAGGATGCTGCCTGGAAATTTGTGAAAGAGAAGGGAATTGATATGGTTACCATAAACCCAGCTATGGTAATTGGTCCACTATTGCAGCCAACCCCGAACACAAGTTCTGCTGCGatcttgagcttaataaatg GTGCAGATACATACCCAAATGCTACCTTTGGATGGGTAAATGTCAAAGATGTTGCAAATGCACACATTCTGGCATTTGAAAACCCTTTGGCCAGTGGAAGATATTGCATGGTGGAGAATGTCGCACACCACTCAGATATTGTGGAAATATTGCGTGAGCTGTACCCAACCTTCCACCTTCCTGAAAA GTGTGCTGATGACAAGCCATTTCCACCCAAGTACCAGGTCTCAAAAGAGAGAGTTAAAGGCTTAGGCATTGAGTTAGTTCCTCTTAAAGATGGCATCAAGGAAACCGTGGAAAGCTTGAAGATGAAGAATTTCTTTTAA
- the LOC142512103 gene encoding photosystem II 5 kDa protein, chloroplastic-like, with product MASMTVTASFLGGSASTKQLPATPRRDTFVVRASRETEKTASNENEDSISTRRDLMFAVATAAACSVARVALANEPKSGSLDAKKKYAPICVTMPTAKICHK from the coding sequence ATGGCTTCCATGACTGTGACAGCCTCTTTCTTGGGTGGCTCCGCATCCACCAAGCAGCTCCCCGCCACTCCCCGCCGTGACACCTTCGTGGTGAGAGCCTCGAGGGAGACAGAGAAAACGGCCTCGAACGAGAATGAGGATAGCATCAGCACTAGGAGGGACTTGATGTTTGCTGTGGCTACGGCCGCTGCGTGCTCCGTTGCTAGAGTTGCGCTGGCAAATGAGCCGAAGTCAGGGTCTTTGGATGCCAAGAAGAAATATGCGCCTATTTGTGTCACCATGCCCACCGCGAAAATTTGCCACAAGTAA
- the LOC142547379 gene encoding calcium-dependent protein kinase 8-like, whose protein sequence is MGNCCTTPGFSEEKKKKKNRPNPFSIDYGGNHGSGVTDKLVVLKDPTGHDISERYDLGRELGRGEFGITYLCTELVTGEKYACKSISKKKLRTSVDIEDVRREVEIMKQMPKHPNIVSLKDTYEDDTAINIVMELCEGGELFDRIVARGHYTERAAAAVMKTIVEVVQMCHQHGVIHRDLKPENFLFANKKETAPIKTIDFGLSVFFKHGERFNEIVGSPYYMAPEVLKRNYGPEVDVWSAGVILYILLCGVPPFWAETEQGVAQAIIRSVVDFKRDPWPKVSDNAKDLIKKMLDPDPNRRLTAQRVLEHPWLQNAKTAPNVSLGETVKSRLKQFSMMNKLKKKALRIVAEHLSVEEVAGIKEAFEMMDSGKKGKIHLGELRVGLQKLGHQIPDVDLQILMEAADVDGDGTLCYGEFVAVSVHLRKMANDEHLHRAFSFFDRNKSGYIEIEELRDALSDDGDANTEEVISAIMHDVDADKDGRISYEEFAAMMKAGTDWRKASRQYSRERFNSLSLKLMRDGSVHFANEGR, encoded by the exons ATGGGAAATTGCTGTACGACTCCTGGTTTTTCTgaggagaagaagaaaaagaagaatagACCAAACCCTTTTTCAATTGATTATGGTGGAAATCATGGATCTGGGGTTACGGACAAGCTTGTTGTGTTGAAAGACCCAACTGGACACGATATTAGTGAAAGATATGATCTTGGACGTGAGCTCGGAAGAGGTGAATTTGGGATCACATATTTATGCACTGAATTGGTGACTGGTGAAAAATACGCCTGCAAGTCGATATCAAAGAAGAAGCTCAGGACATCAGTGGATATTGAGGATGTTAGAAGGGAGGTTGAGATCATGAAGCAGATGCCTAAGCACCCGAATATCGTTAGCTTGAAAGACACTTATGAGGATGATACTGCTATAAATATAGTCATGGAGCTTTGTGAAGGTGGTGAATTGTTTGATCGGATTGTAGCAAGGGGACATTATACAGAGAGAGCAGCTGCGGCTGTGATGAAGACCATTGTGGAAGTTGTTCAG ATGTGCCACCAGCATGGAGTGATACATCGAGATCTCAAACCagaaaattttctttttgctaATAAGAAAGAAACAGCTCCCATAAAAACTATTGACTTTGGGTTGTCCGTTTTCTTCAAACATG GTGAGCGGTTCAATGAGATTGTTGGAAGTCCTTACTACATGGCTCCGGAGGTTCTAAAACGCAATTATGGCCCAGAGGTTGATGTTTGGAGTGCTGGAGTTATCCTCTATATTCTTCTTTGCGGTGTTCCTCCTTTCTGGGCAG AAACTGAGCAAGGAGTGGCACAAGCAATTATTAGATCTGTAGTTGATTTTAAAAGGGATCCTTGGCCAAAGGTATCTGATAATGCAAAAGATCTCATAAAAAAAATGCTTGATCCAGACCCCAACCGGCGTCTCACAGCTCAGCGAGTTCTTG AGCATCCTTGGTTACAAAATGCGAAGACGGCACCAAATGTATCGTTGGGTGAGACTGTGAAATCAAGGCTCAAACAATTTTCTATGATGAATAAGCTCAAGAAAAAGGCTCTGAGG ATCGTGGCGGAGCACTTGTCGGTGGAGGAAGTGGCGGGAATTAAGGAAGCATTTGAGATGATGGACTCAGGGAAGAAGGGTAAAATTCACCTTGGAGAACTTAGAGTTGGTTTGCAAAAGCTTGGTCATCAGATACCCGATGTTGATCTTCAGATTCTAATGGAAGCT GCTGATGTTGATGGAGATGGAACTTTGTGCTACGGGGAATTTGTTGCGGTATCTGTGCATCTTAGAAAGATGGCGAACGATGAGCACCTACACAgggctttttccttttttgatCGAAATAAGAGTggatatattgagattgaagagCTTCGAGATGCTTTGAGTGATGATGGTGATGCCAATACCGAGGAAGTTATCAGTGCTATCATGCATGATGTTGACGCAGATAAG GATGGCCGTATAAGTTATGAAGAATTTGCTGCAATGATGAAGGCCGGCACTGATTGGAGAAAAGCATCAAGACAATATTCTCGTGAAAGATTCAACAGTCTCAGCTTGAAGTTAATGAGGGATGGTTCTGTACATTTTGCTAACGAGGGTCGATAA